From Psychrobacillus sp. FSL K6-2836, a single genomic window includes:
- the thiI gene encoding tRNA uracil 4-sulfurtransferase ThiI, which translates to MKWEKILVRYGELSTKGKNRKQFISHLRNNIRFSFVDLPNIKIQAERDRMFLTSSDDSEIHALIERLPKIFGIQSFSPVASCSKDLDDIQATALKIMDSLESQDKTFRVTVKRSDKFFPLDTYELQSVVASNVLRQYPTLKVQMKKPEIDLRIEVLNDAVYMMAQVIPGAGGMPLGSNGRSLLMLSGGIDSPVAGYMLLKRGVRLDAIHFHSPPFTSERSKEKVMDLANQLSHFGATVRLHVIPFTDIQQSIQAQIPENVSMTTTRRLMMKISDLVREEIGALGIVTGESLGQVASQTLESLTAINAVTSTPIFRPLISMDKLDIIDIAREIGTYETSILPYEDCCTIFTPSCPKTKPKLEKVEYYESFKDFDELITEAVQNREVLSFPMKKSNDFSNLL; encoded by the coding sequence ATGAAGTGGGAAAAAATATTAGTACGTTATGGTGAATTATCCACCAAAGGAAAAAATCGTAAGCAATTTATATCACATTTACGCAATAATATAAGGTTTTCCTTTGTGGATTTGCCTAATATTAAGATTCAAGCCGAAAGAGATCGCATGTTCTTAACATCATCCGATGATTCGGAAATTCATGCGTTAATAGAACGATTGCCTAAAATATTTGGTATTCAATCATTTAGTCCAGTAGCTTCTTGTTCAAAAGATTTAGATGATATTCAAGCAACTGCACTCAAAATTATGGACAGCCTAGAAAGCCAAGATAAAACATTTCGTGTTACCGTAAAACGTTCAGATAAGTTTTTCCCGCTGGACACATATGAGCTGCAAAGCGTGGTAGCAAGCAATGTATTAAGACAATATCCAACTTTAAAAGTTCAAATGAAAAAGCCAGAGATAGATTTACGTATTGAAGTATTAAATGATGCTGTATATATGATGGCACAGGTAATTCCTGGCGCAGGTGGAATGCCTCTTGGTTCAAACGGTCGTTCCTTACTGATGTTATCAGGCGGAATTGATAGCCCTGTTGCTGGATATATGCTTTTGAAACGTGGTGTTCGCCTGGATGCAATTCATTTTCATAGTCCTCCATTTACAAGTGAACGGTCAAAAGAAAAAGTGATGGATCTTGCCAATCAGTTAAGCCACTTTGGTGCAACAGTAAGACTGCATGTTATACCTTTTACAGATATTCAACAAAGTATACAAGCTCAAATACCTGAAAACGTATCAATGACTACTACTAGACGCTTAATGATGAAAATTTCAGATCTCGTTCGTGAAGAAATAGGAGCTTTAGGAATTGTAACTGGCGAGAGCTTAGGCCAAGTTGCAAGCCAGACGTTGGAAAGCTTAACTGCGATTAATGCTGTTACATCAACACCGATCTTCAGACCGCTAATTTCTATGGATAAGTTAGATATTATAGATATTGCCCGGGAAATTGGAACGTACGAAACTTCCATCTTACCTTATGAAGACTGTTGTACTATCTTTACACCATCCTGTCCAAAGACTAAACCGAAGCTTGAAAAAGTGGAATACTACGAGAGCTTTAAGGATTTTGATGAATTAATAACAGAAGCAGTACAAAATAGAGAAGTTCTTTCATTCCCAATGAAAAAGTCGAATGATTTTTCAAATCTACTTTAA
- a CDS encoding cysteine desulfurase family protein, giving the protein MIYFDNSATTKVHPEVLNTFVTVNEKFWANPASIHTFGHQTNELLQSAREQIADILKTSSEKIFFTSGGTESNNLAIFGLAHKYKHRGKHVLISEIEHPSILEAAKKLSEQGFEVEWIPVDTEGIILLESVKKNLRDDTVLVSVMHVNNETGAIQPIEQLSKIVREQSRALIHMDAVQSFGKMQVNFKNLDVDAITISSHKIHGLKGSGLLALKKFIEIEPILYGGGQESGIRSGTTSVPLAVSTAKAMRLAMEDLENKVEKLQIWSNDLVEFLQSFSFVKIISPSKKAPHIISFSVRKIKGEVLINALQQQDVIVSTSSACSSRQTKTSHVLKSMHISDDYIKGVLRVSLSTINTQQEIDQFKIVFKQVMNVIKGD; this is encoded by the coding sequence ATGATTTATTTTGATAATAGTGCGACGACTAAAGTACATCCTGAGGTACTAAATACATTCGTTACTGTCAACGAAAAATTTTGGGCAAATCCAGCTTCCATTCATACGTTTGGACATCAGACAAATGAATTGTTACAATCTGCTAGAGAACAAATTGCAGATATACTGAAAACTTCGAGTGAAAAAATATTTTTTACATCAGGTGGAACAGAGTCCAATAACCTAGCAATATTTGGTCTAGCTCATAAATATAAGCATCGTGGGAAGCATGTATTAATTTCTGAAATTGAGCATCCTTCTATTTTAGAAGCAGCTAAAAAATTGAGCGAACAAGGATTTGAAGTTGAATGGATTCCTGTAGATACAGAAGGAATCATTTTGTTGGAGTCAGTTAAAAAAAATCTCCGAGATGATACCGTATTGGTAAGTGTCATGCATGTAAATAATGAAACAGGTGCAATACAGCCAATCGAACAACTTTCAAAAATTGTAAGAGAACAAAGTAGAGCACTTATTCATATGGACGCAGTTCAAAGTTTTGGGAAAATGCAGGTTAATTTTAAGAATCTCGATGTTGATGCTATAACTATCTCTTCTCATAAAATACATGGATTAAAGGGTTCAGGATTACTCGCTTTAAAAAAATTCATCGAAATTGAACCGATATTATACGGTGGTGGACAGGAATCGGGTATTCGCAGTGGTACAACTTCTGTACCTTTGGCGGTCTCAACAGCGAAAGCAATGAGACTTGCTATGGAAGATCTAGAAAACAAAGTAGAGAAATTACAAATATGGTCAAATGATTTAGTGGAATTTTTGCAATCTTTCTCTTTTGTTAAAATTATATCGCCATCTAAAAAAGCTCCACATATAATTTCATTTTCGGTACGAAAAATTAAAGGAGAAGTACTGATCAATGCGTTACAGCAACAGGATGTCATTGTTTCGACTAGTAGTGCATGCTCTTCAAGACAAACGAAGACAAGTCATGTACTAAAGTCTATGCACATTTCAGACGATTATATAAAAGGCGTATTGAGAGTAAGCCTTAGTACCATTAATACCCAACAGGAAATAGACCAATTTAAAATTGTGTTCAAGCAAGTAATGAATGTAATAAAAGGAGATTAA
- a CDS encoding alpha/beta-type small acid-soluble spore protein — protein sequence MPNNNSSNQLLVPGVRQALDQMKYEIAQEFGVQLGGEASSRANGSVGGEITKRLVAQAQQQMNGFQK from the coding sequence ATGCCAAACAATAATAGCTCAAACCAACTTCTAGTACCAGGTGTAAGACAAGCGCTAGATCAAATGAAATATGAGATCGCTCAAGAGTTTGGAGTACAACTTGGTGGTGAAGCATCATCGCGTGCCAACGGATCCGTAGGCGGAGAAATTACTAAGCGATTAGTTGCCCAAGCCCAACAACAAATGAACGGATTCCAAAAATAA
- a CDS encoding GAF domain-containing protein, with translation MFTKSAYSEDLTANYNMLSKQLDALLTGETNAIANFSNASALLNQFFDQINWVGFYIMEDGELVLGPFQGLPACVRIPLNRGVCGAAASKQETVIVPDVHAYPGHIACDAASQSEIVVPIVKDGELVGVLDIDSPIKDRFTKQDSEGLEQFIQVLVKHI, from the coding sequence ATGTTCACAAAATCAGCCTACTCAGAAGATTTAACAGCAAATTACAATATGTTATCCAAACAATTAGACGCTCTTTTAACTGGAGAGACAAATGCAATTGCAAATTTCAGTAATGCATCCGCCTTATTAAATCAATTTTTTGATCAGATTAATTGGGTTGGGTTTTATATAATGGAAGATGGAGAGCTAGTATTAGGACCATTCCAAGGATTACCTGCATGTGTAAGAATCCCGCTGAATAGAGGTGTATGCGGAGCAGCTGCTTCAAAACAAGAAACAGTTATTGTCCCAGATGTGCACGCATATCCAGGTCATATCGCATGTGATGCAGCGTCACAATCCGAAATTGTAGTTCCCATCGTTAAAGACGGAGAACTTGTAGGAGTTTTGGACATCGATAGCCCTATTAAAGATCGATTCACAAAGCAGGATTCGGAAGGTTTGGAGCAATTTATCCAAGTGTTGGTTAAGCATATTTAA
- the ezrA gene encoding septation ring formation regulator EzrA, with protein MKYIIPAVIILLVIAIFAFIIRRKHNAEIERLEHEKHQIQNKPILEEMTKVKQLNMNGQTEEMFERWRNAWTEVMDVHMPKIDVLLFDAEESIDRFIFPKATKIEKEIQILISLCDKKMSEILNELEDLIGSEEKNRIEMEQLKEQHRAARKTLLAHQHSFGAAVNALEQKLESFIPQFDEFDRLTDTGNYLSARELVITVQDEGQKFFPKLHDIPAVLSEIQHKIPAIIHELRNGQKEMEESSYYLQHLEMNKKLDSIEAELIELKQAIIELNVGKTISRVEELKDELDTFYDMLEKEVLAKKYVDQYKEQTGTRLREVTSVTRAVSEEAAYVQQSYRLPEKEAEIPQSCLKELEELEKKYELLSSRVEEEQSAYSSLQEELNDIAEEIDRLYEEQDRFANRLKNLRIDENSARAKLDELKSMLHDTDRMLQKANIPGIPEDMDVRLEEAEEHIYVAMQSLQEVPLNMSLVDNYLEKAEACMEEVHNRAKEMLENVLLTEKIIQYGNRYRASHPQVHARLLEAEEAFRQLRYSKALEDAATAVEEVEPGALKKIDALVKENDLRT; from the coding sequence ATGAAGTATATCATCCCAGCAGTCATTATACTTTTAGTAATTGCAATTTTTGCATTTATCATAAGACGAAAACATAACGCAGAAATAGAAAGATTAGAACATGAGAAACATCAAATTCAAAACAAACCAATTTTAGAAGAAATGACAAAAGTGAAACAACTTAATATGAATGGGCAAACAGAGGAAATGTTTGAAAGATGGAGAAATGCATGGACAGAGGTAATGGATGTACATATGCCCAAGATTGATGTTCTTTTATTTGATGCGGAAGAAAGTATAGATAGATTTATATTTCCAAAAGCGACAAAAATTGAAAAAGAGATTCAAATATTAATATCCCTTTGTGATAAAAAAATGTCCGAAATATTAAATGAACTCGAAGATCTAATCGGTAGTGAAGAAAAAAATCGTATCGAGATGGAGCAACTAAAAGAGCAGCATCGTGCAGCTAGAAAAACACTTCTAGCTCATCAGCATTCCTTTGGTGCAGCAGTAAATGCGCTGGAGCAAAAGCTAGAATCCTTCATTCCGCAATTTGACGAATTCGATCGTCTAACGGATACGGGAAATTATTTAAGTGCCCGTGAACTTGTTATTACTGTTCAAGATGAAGGGCAAAAATTCTTCCCTAAATTACATGATATTCCAGCAGTTTTATCCGAAATTCAACATAAAATTCCAGCCATAATTCATGAATTACGTAATGGACAAAAAGAAATGGAAGAGAGTTCTTATTACTTGCAGCATCTTGAAATGAATAAAAAATTAGATAGCATTGAAGCGGAACTCATAGAGCTAAAACAAGCAATCATTGAACTAAATGTCGGTAAAACAATTAGTAGAGTAGAAGAGTTAAAAGATGAATTAGACACATTCTATGATATGTTGGAAAAAGAAGTACTTGCAAAAAAATATGTAGATCAATACAAAGAGCAAACGGGTACACGTTTACGAGAAGTAACATCTGTTACACGTGCTGTTAGTGAAGAAGCTGCGTATGTACAGCAAAGCTATCGTCTACCTGAAAAAGAGGCGGAAATTCCACAAAGCTGCTTAAAAGAGTTGGAGGAATTAGAGAAGAAGTATGAATTGCTTTCTAGCCGTGTAGAGGAAGAACAATCTGCATACTCAAGCCTCCAAGAAGAGTTAAATGATATTGCTGAAGAAATTGATCGACTTTACGAAGAACAAGACCGATTTGCTAATCGCTTGAAAAATCTTCGAATTGATGAGAATAGTGCACGTGCAAAACTAGATGAGCTAAAAAGTATGTTACATGATACTGACCGCATGCTACAAAAAGCCAATATACCTGGAATTCCAGAGGATATGGATGTTCGTTTAGAAGAAGCAGAAGAGCATATTTATGTAGCAATGCAAAGCCTTCAGGAAGTGCCACTAAATATGTCGTTAGTAGATAATTATTTAGAAAAAGCAGAGGCGTGTATGGAAGAAGTACATAACAGAGCGAAAGAAATGCTAGAAAATGTTTTACTTACAGAAAAAATTATTCAGTATGGTAACCGCTATCGCGCAAGTCATCCGCAAGTTCACGCAAGACTATTGGAAGCAGAGGAAGCATTTAGACAATTACGTTATTCTAAGGCTTTAGAGGATGCAGCGACGGCAGTGGAAGAGGTAGAGCCAGGTGCTTTAAAGAAGATTGATGCATTAGTGAAAGAAAACGATTTGCGTACATAA
- a CDS encoding NAD kinase: MASKNAIYLYTKNDTKSLQRKDRIAEAIHSHGFKVVEDSRLASIIVSIGTDGSFLQAVRKTGFRQDCLYAGISTTDTLSMYCDFLADDIDAMAEAVLTKNIQVRKYPLLEVSVNNHPKFLCLNEFTIRSNIIKAFVLDIIIDQKHFESFRGDGMVISTPTGSSGYNKSLNGAVVDPLLPCIQVAEIASVNSNEYRTLGSSFILSGQRTLELRLHKDWNDYPSMSTDNEALSIQHVENVSICLSDKIIKTVKMKNNSYWEKVKRSFL, from the coding sequence ATGGCCTCCAAAAACGCAATATATTTATATACTAAGAATGACACAAAATCTTTGCAAAGAAAAGACAGAATCGCCGAAGCAATACATAGTCATGGTTTTAAGGTTGTTGAAGACTCCAGGCTTGCATCCATAATCGTCAGCATTGGTACGGATGGATCCTTTTTACAAGCAGTTCGTAAAACTGGATTTAGACAGGATTGTTTGTATGCTGGTATTTCCACAACGGATACACTCAGTATGTACTGTGATTTTTTAGCAGATGATATAGATGCTATGGCTGAGGCAGTTCTTACGAAGAATATACAAGTTCGGAAATATCCATTGCTAGAAGTTTCGGTAAATAATCACCCGAAGTTTTTATGTCTAAATGAATTTACAATTCGCTCGAATATTATTAAAGCATTTGTATTAGATATCATAATCGATCAGAAGCATTTTGAGTCCTTCCGAGGCGACGGCATGGTAATTTCTACTCCAACAGGTAGCTCAGGTTATAACAAATCACTGAATGGTGCGGTGGTTGACCCTCTGCTTCCATGTATTCAAGTTGCAGAAATAGCATCTGTAAATAGCAATGAATATAGAACTTTAGGTTCATCCTTTATATTAAGTGGTCAGAGAACACTAGAGCTTCGCTTGCATAAGGACTGGAATGATTACCCTTCGATGAGCACAGATAACGAAGCACTTAGCATCCAGCATGTAGAGAATGTATCTATTTGTTTAAGTGATAAAATCATCAAGACCGTTAAAATGAAGAATAATAGTTATTGGGAAAAAGTGAAAAGATCGTTTTTATAA
- the sppA gene encoding signal peptide peptidase SppA has translation MNMKRWFAILGASLLLLISIFVNTVSTAFSTDWTSYLDEFASASSSEFFETVVEEGSTNERIALLTVDGTIQDTGSASSLFAAEGYNHQYFLQQLEQVKVDDSVKAIVLQVNSPGGGVVESAQIYKEIIELQEETEKPIYVSMGSMAASGGYYISAPADKIFVNKETMTGSIGVIMQSVNYGKLAEKYGVEFVTIKSGPYKDIMSPTREMTEAERAMLQEMLNDSYEDFVDIIEKGRNMTEAEVKKVADGRILNGRQAIEAGLADDYGFLEDVVQAIKTDYNLENAEVFEYGYSQSFASLFAMKAQSFLGLDIESKLIGQLITENSSPKMMYLYGNE, from the coding sequence ATGAATATGAAACGCTGGTTTGCTATTTTAGGAGCATCATTATTATTACTTATTTCGATTTTCGTCAATACCGTTTCAACAGCATTTTCAACAGATTGGACATCGTATTTGGATGAATTTGCATCTGCTTCTAGCTCAGAATTCTTTGAAACCGTTGTAGAAGAAGGAAGTACAAACGAACGAATTGCATTACTTACAGTAGATGGGACAATACAAGATACAGGAAGTGCAAGCTCACTTTTTGCAGCAGAAGGATATAACCATCAATATTTCCTACAGCAATTAGAGCAAGTGAAAGTGGATGATTCGGTTAAAGCAATTGTGTTACAAGTAAATTCACCTGGTGGTGGAGTTGTCGAATCTGCACAAATTTATAAAGAAATTATTGAACTTCAGGAAGAAACTGAAAAGCCAATATATGTTTCGATGGGAAGTATGGCTGCATCGGGCGGTTATTACATTTCGGCTCCTGCAGATAAAATATTTGTAAATAAAGAAACGATGACAGGGTCAATTGGTGTAATCATGCAAAGTGTTAACTATGGTAAATTAGCAGAAAAATATGGCGTGGAATTTGTAACAATTAAATCAGGACCATACAAAGATATTATGAGTCCTACAAGAGAAATGACAGAGGCAGAAAGGGCAATGCTTCAAGAAATGTTAAACGACTCGTATGAGGACTTCGTTGATATTATCGAAAAAGGTAGAAACATGACGGAAGCAGAAGTTAAGAAAGTTGCAGATGGTCGAATATTAAATGGTCGTCAGGCAATCGAAGCTGGATTAGCTGATGACTATGGATTTTTAGAGGATGTCGTTCAAGCTATAAAAACAGACTATAACCTGGAGAATGCAGAAGTATTTGAATATGGTTACTCACAAAGCTTTGCTTCGTTATTTGCGATGAAAGCCCAATCATTCTTAGGTTTAGACATTGAATCCAAGCTTATTGGACAGTTAATCACAGAAAATAGTTCGCCAAAAATGATGTATTTATATGGGAATGAATAA
- the mbcS gene encoding acyl-CoA synthetase MbcS, with protein MNKQNLIAPEHYNLVTEFEKFAVDEEKLALIWESEDGEQKKSTYKHLLQRANKIANLFTRKGLQKGDVVLIMVPRLIEAYEIYIAALKAGLVVIPSSEMLRAKDIEYRLTHSEAKAIIAYEPFLDQFEEVRNIDDQLLFVIGNKKDNWISLTEEIKAESEEFQTIDTLKDDMAFLSYTSGTTGNPKGVVHTHGWAFAHLRTSGPNWLAIQEGDVVWATASPGWQKWIWSPFLATLGSGAIGYVYNGKFEPKTYLKIIQEKKVNVLCCTPTEYRIMAKVDTLNEYNLSSLHSAVSAGEPLNREVIETFDRVFGLEVRDGYGQTENTLLVGTMKGMEARPGSMGKPTPGNTVDIINDLGQICAPGEVGDIAVHLETPALFKEYLKDPERTSMQFRGDYYITGDLAKKDEDGYFWFEGRGDDIIISSGYTIGPFEVEDALTKHPAVQECAVVGKPHPERGSIVKAFVVLRDASIIGSEELIKELQNHVKQITAPYKYPREIEFIDVLPKTTSGKIRRLDLRQKEQSKK; from the coding sequence ATGAATAAACAAAATTTAATAGCTCCGGAACATTATAACCTTGTAACAGAATTTGAAAAATTTGCGGTTGATGAAGAAAAATTAGCGTTAATATGGGAATCAGAAGATGGGGAACAGAAAAAAAGTACATACAAGCATTTACTCCAAAGAGCTAACAAAATTGCCAATCTGTTCACCCGTAAAGGCCTCCAAAAAGGTGACGTAGTATTAATAATGGTACCTCGTTTAATCGAAGCGTATGAAATATATATTGCTGCACTAAAAGCAGGTCTTGTTGTAATACCAAGTTCTGAAATGCTTCGTGCAAAGGATATTGAATACCGTTTGACACATAGTGAAGCAAAGGCAATTATTGCATATGAACCATTCCTTGATCAATTTGAAGAAGTACGCAACATAGATGATCAACTATTATTTGTAATCGGCAATAAGAAGGACAATTGGATTTCATTGACGGAAGAAATAAAAGCGGAGTCGGAAGAATTTCAAACAATTGATACATTAAAGGATGACATGGCATTCCTTTCCTACACAAGTGGTACGACTGGAAATCCTAAAGGTGTTGTCCATACACATGGCTGGGCTTTTGCACATTTACGCACTTCTGGACCAAACTGGTTGGCAATTCAAGAGGGAGATGTTGTGTGGGCAACAGCAAGTCCGGGCTGGCAAAAATGGATTTGGAGTCCTTTCTTAGCTACGCTAGGTAGTGGTGCAATCGGCTATGTTTATAACGGGAAGTTTGAACCTAAAACATACCTTAAAATTATACAAGAGAAGAAAGTTAATGTTCTTTGTTGTACGCCTACAGAGTACCGAATCATGGCGAAAGTAGATACATTAAACGAGTATAATCTATCCTCTCTTCATAGTGCTGTTTCTGCAGGGGAGCCGTTGAATAGAGAGGTAATTGAAACTTTTGATAGAGTGTTTGGTCTAGAAGTGCGAGATGGCTACGGCCAAACGGAAAATACGTTACTTGTTGGCACGATGAAGGGCATGGAGGCAAGACCTGGATCCATGGGGAAACCAACTCCAGGAAATACAGTTGATATTATTAATGACCTAGGGCAAATTTGTGCTCCAGGAGAAGTTGGAGATATAGCTGTTCATCTAGAAACACCAGCATTATTTAAAGAATACTTAAAAGATCCTGAAAGAACTTCTATGCAATTTAGAGGAGACTACTATATTACAGGTGACCTTGCGAAAAAAGATGAGGATGGTTACTTCTGGTTTGAAGGTCGAGGAGACGACATTATAATTAGCTCGGGTTACACAATCGGTCCATTTGAAGTAGAAGATGCATTGACAAAACATCCAGCAGTGCAAGAATGCGCTGTAGTTGGAAAACCACATCCTGAAAGAGGAAGCATTGTTAAGGCATTTGTAGTATTACGTGATGCATCAATTATAGGTTCAGAGGAGTTAATAAAAGAACTACAAAATCATGTGAAACAAATAACTGCTCCTTATAAATATCCTAGAGAAATCGAATTTATCGATGTATTACCAAAAACAACATCTGGTAAAATTAGAAGATTAGACTTACGACAAAAAGAACAGAGTAAAAAGTAA
- the rarD gene encoding EamA family transporter RarD, translated as MGSEEKQGIIFVVLAYVLWGFMPIYWKLLEHVSSDEILSGRVIWSFIFTLMLVIVGRNFKQLKIDLKDLWANKKSFWGLFVASYLITGNWFTYIYAVNAGFIVQTSLGYYINPLLSILLGIVFLKERLSRAQQLSVLLAAVGVIILTVSYGGIPWIAFTLAITFALYGLIKKSIKIDALRGLTIETFFVLPVALVYFVYLVVSDKAAFFTSNAPTVILLIFTGVATAVPLILFAKGTKTMPLYMSGFFQYIAPTIMLLVGILLYDEAFSKIEFLSFSCIWLALILFTVSKIMEVRKAQAPM; from the coding sequence TTGGGATCGGAAGAAAAACAAGGAATCATATTTGTAGTACTGGCATACGTTTTATGGGGATTCATGCCAATATATTGGAAATTATTAGAGCATGTATCAAGTGATGAAATACTTTCAGGGAGGGTAATTTGGTCATTTATATTTACACTGATGCTAGTAATTGTAGGTAGAAATTTTAAACAGCTTAAAATTGATCTGAAGGATTTATGGGCAAACAAAAAATCTTTCTGGGGGCTTTTTGTAGCTTCCTATCTAATAACAGGAAATTGGTTTACATACATATATGCAGTGAATGCTGGTTTTATCGTACAGACAAGCTTAGGGTATTATATAAATCCGCTACTTTCCATATTACTAGGAATTGTGTTCTTAAAAGAAAGATTATCAAGAGCGCAACAACTCTCTGTGCTACTTGCAGCTGTTGGTGTGATTATTTTAACTGTTTCTTACGGTGGAATTCCGTGGATAGCATTTACGCTCGCTATCACATTTGCCTTATATGGTCTCATCAAGAAAAGTATCAAAATCGATGCGTTACGAGGATTAACGATTGAAACCTTTTTTGTTTTACCTGTTGCGTTAGTCTATTTTGTCTACCTAGTAGTTTCCGATAAAGCAGCATTTTTTACGTCGAATGCACCTACTGTCATCCTCCTAATATTCACAGGTGTTGCAACTGCTGTGCCATTAATATTATTTGCTAAGGGAACGAAAACAATGCCGCTATATATGTCAGGATTTTTTCAGTACATAGCACCTACGATAATGCTGCTAGTAGGGATCTTGTTATACGATGAGGCATTTAGTAAGATAGAATTTCTATCATTTTCATGTATCTGGCTTGCACTGATATTATTTACAGTTTCTAAAATAATGGAAGTAAGAAAAGCTCAAGCGCCTATGTAA
- the hisJ gene encoding histidinol-phosphatase HisJ, which produces MKKDGHIHTPYCPHGTEDSFHLYIEQAIQKDFGAITFTEHAPLPVGFIDPTPNKDSGMSMNQLESYIYEVQKLKKEYNQDIVISTGLEIDFITGFEQNTISFLNTYGKYLDDSILSVHFIKYEDDYTCIDFSKSTFLDFIDRLGNPMSVYKLYYKTLMDSITSNLGNYKPNRIGHITLVHKFQHAFSEEVQDHEDIVAILNEIKHQKLELDVNSAGLAKPYCLETYPPLPYIKLAKELEIPLVFGSDAHQAKDLHQFYNEISTLL; this is translated from the coding sequence TTGAAAAAGGATGGTCATATCCACACACCCTATTGTCCACATGGGACTGAAGATTCTTTTCATTTGTATATTGAACAAGCTATTCAAAAGGATTTTGGGGCAATTACCTTTACGGAGCACGCACCCTTACCTGTTGGTTTTATAGACCCAACACCGAATAAGGATAGCGGGATGAGCATGAACCAATTAGAATCTTATATTTACGAGGTACAAAAGTTGAAAAAAGAATATAACCAAGATATTGTTATTTCTACAGGCTTAGAAATCGATTTTATAACTGGGTTTGAACAAAATACTATTTCTTTCTTAAATACATATGGAAAATACTTAGATGACTCTATTTTATCAGTTCATTTTATAAAATACGAAGATGATTATACTTGTATTGACTTTTCTAAATCTACATTTTTAGATTTCATCGATCGACTTGGAAACCCAATGTCTGTGTATAAATTGTATTATAAAACACTGATGGATTCAATAACGAGTAATCTTGGAAATTATAAACCGAATCGAATCGGTCATATAACGTTAGTACACAAATTCCAACATGCCTTTAGCGAAGAAGTTCAAGACCATGAAGATATAGTAGCTATTTTGAATGAAATCAAACATCAGAAGCTAGAACTTGATGTAAATAGCGCTGGTTTAGCTAAGCCTTATTGTTTAGAAACGTATCCTCCACTTCCTTATATAAAGCTAGCGAAGGAACTCGAGATTCCACTTGTATTTGGATCGGATGCACATCAAGCAAAAGATTTACATCAGTTTTACAACGAAATAAGTACTTTACTATAG
- a CDS encoding HAD family hydrolase, with amino-acid sequence MLQSLIFDMDGTLFQTDKILELSLDDTFNHLRSLHKWDTVTPIDKYREIMGVPLPKVWEALLPNHSNEEREQTDAYFLERLVENIKGGKGALYPNVKEVFSYLKEKNCSIYIASNGLTEYLNAIVSYYNLDNWVTETFSIQQILTLDKADLVRTIIKKYDIKKAAVVGDRLSDISAAKENGLIAIGCNFDFAQEDELAQADLVIDDLIELTTIFPKL; translated from the coding sequence ATGTTGCAGTCACTGATTTTTGATATGGATGGAACTCTATTTCAAACAGATAAAATTTTAGAATTATCACTTGATGACACTTTTAACCATTTACGTTCATTACATAAATGGGATACAGTAACTCCTATTGATAAATACCGTGAAATTATGGGTGTACCTTTACCAAAAGTTTGGGAAGCTTTGTTACCTAATCATTCCAATGAAGAAAGAGAACAAACGGATGCTTATTTTCTGGAAAGATTAGTTGAAAATATAAAAGGTGGGAAAGGTGCTTTATATCCTAATGTAAAGGAAGTTTTCAGTTATTTAAAAGAGAAAAATTGTTCCATTTACATAGCTAGTAATGGTTTAACGGAATATTTAAACGCAATTGTAAGTTATTATAATTTAGATAACTGGGTTACTGAAACTTTTAGTATTCAACAAATACTGACGCTGGATAAAGCAGATTTAGTTAGGACTATTATAAAGAAATATGATATAAAAAAAGCAGCGGTAGTCGGAGACCGTCTATCAGATATAAGTGCGGCTAAAGAAAATGGTTTAATTGCAATTGGGTGTAATTTTGATTTTGCACAAGAAGATGAACTTGCTCAGGCTGATTTGGTAATAGATGACTTAATTGAACTAACTACCATTTTTCCTAAATTGTGA